A region of Solibacillus isronensis DNA encodes the following proteins:
- a CDS encoding UDP-glucose dehydrogenase family protein, which produces MYKIAVAGTGYVGLVAGVCFAEVGHEVTCVDIDVNKVNLMKSGISPIYETGLEELMQKNYEEGRIDYTTDYKKAYRDADAIFIGVGTPEQPDGSANLSYIATVARQIAESVEKDCLVVVKSTVPVGTNDKVDQFIQDFLVNDVKVEVASNPEFLAQGSAVHDTLHAERIIIGTESKWAEELLTKIYEPFHLPIVSVNRRSAEMIKYASNDFLALKISYMNDIANLCELVGADIQDVAKGMSFDERIGSKFLNAGIGFGGSCFPKDTKALEYIAKQNGYELKTVKAAIDVNKEQKTMLYKKASKRLITFNGLKVAVLGLTFKPGTDDLREAASLENVPLLLEQGADIFAFDPVGSDNFAKVHPEGKSGKGSITYVSNIEHALEGANVCFIFTEWGEVKALSPETYKKLMKTPLVYDGRNIYRVEEMQEAGVEYHSIGRKPTIRTAVKESKNLELQNS; this is translated from the coding sequence ATGTACAAAATAGCGGTAGCGGGGACAGGTTATGTTGGCTTAGTCGCAGGTGTTTGTTTTGCTGAAGTTGGTCATGAAGTAACCTGTGTTGATATAGATGTTAATAAAGTAAACTTAATGAAGTCAGGTATTTCTCCTATCTATGAAACAGGTCTGGAAGAGTTAATGCAGAAAAATTACGAAGAAGGCAGAATTGATTATACCACTGATTATAAAAAGGCTTATAGGGATGCAGATGCAATTTTTATTGGTGTTGGAACACCTGAACAACCTGATGGTTCTGCAAATTTATCATACATTGCTACAGTTGCTAGACAAATTGCTGAATCGGTTGAAAAAGATTGTCTAGTAGTAGTTAAATCGACAGTTCCAGTTGGAACGAATGATAAAGTGGATCAGTTTATTCAGGACTTTTTAGTCAATGATGTGAAAGTAGAAGTAGCGTCAAATCCTGAATTCTTAGCGCAAGGATCTGCCGTTCATGATACTCTTCATGCTGAGAGAATCATTATTGGAACAGAAAGTAAATGGGCTGAAGAATTATTAACAAAAATTTATGAACCGTTTCACTTACCGATTGTTTCAGTGAATAGAAGATCTGCTGAGATGATTAAATATGCTTCAAATGACTTCCTTGCCCTTAAAATTTCTTATATGAATGATATTGCAAATCTATGTGAACTTGTTGGAGCGGATATTCAAGATGTAGCAAAAGGGATGAGTTTTGATGAGCGTATCGGAAGTAAGTTCTTAAATGCTGGTATTGGCTTTGGAGGTTCATGCTTCCCTAAAGATACTAAAGCACTTGAGTATATTGCTAAACAAAACGGATATGAACTTAAAACTGTTAAAGCAGCTATTGATGTAAATAAAGAGCAAAAAACAATGCTATATAAGAAAGCTAGTAAAAGGCTTATTACCTTTAATGGTCTTAAAGTAGCTGTGCTAGGTTTAACATTTAAACCAGGAACGGACGATTTGAGAGAAGCTGCGTCTCTTGAAAATGTACCTTTATTATTAGAACAAGGTGCAGACATTTTTGCATTTGATCCTGTTGGATCAGATAATTTTGCTAAAGTTCACCCAGAAGGTAAGAGCGGGAAAGGTAGCATTACTTATGTTTCCAATATCGAGCATGCTTTAGAAGGTGCCAATGTTTGCTTTATCTTTACTGAATGGGGAGAAGTAAAAGCTTTATCACCTGAAACGTATAAGAAACTGATGAAAACACCTCTAGTATACGATGGTAGAAATATTTATCGTGTTGAAGAGATGCAAGAAGCAGGGGTAGAGTATCACTCAATTGGAAGAAAACCTACAATTAGAACAGCTGTTAAGGAGTCGAAGAATCTTGAATTACAAAACTCTTGA
- a CDS encoding O-antigen polymerase yields the protein MQILAALILSNIYIIGFLIGYLKKKDLLTPLCFFNLWMFLITVPRLITIDEIIYNGQPVTDSGIFLYLVFTIIAVLTINVSMIIFNNINSGQIISRKDSNNGNNASGQSYKKTIAILLFSVGALSKLYLINVNGGLAYIWSNLDKRSFMLSGSSYIDSLEILMVIGISLMLDCYFESNKRKYLIMTISMFLIGAVLLIAFGARAPLLEAIITLLFIINYRSNKISLSTILKPKIFGVILLCVLFIVMMPMLRFEDNKNLYSNPIEWIKSAAEDVDAIFEEISSVDKDVFTYSYFIESEKWLGSNYIDLLYTPIPRTLFPAKPPSDDGVYLANLMHGYDVEPSIPYKLIPYQSSVPFSSSGIMYANFGVIGLIIGSILLGYIYQKIYINMVKHNYSIYRIILYQFIIFKFGFSNQEILGSIIPIVIILTVEKVFYRRIKI from the coding sequence GTGCAAATATTAGCTGCTCTTATTTTATCAAATATATATATTATTGGCTTTTTAATAGGATATTTGAAAAAGAAAGATCTTTTAACACCTCTATGCTTTTTTAATCTTTGGATGTTTTTAATAACCGTTCCAAGGTTAATAACTATCGATGAAATTATTTATAATGGTCAACCAGTAACGGATTCTGGTATTTTTTTGTATTTGGTGTTTACTATAATAGCAGTATTAACTATAAATGTTTCAATGATAATCTTTAATAATATTAATTCCGGACAAATTATCTCTAGAAAAGATAGCAATAATGGCAATAATGCCAGTGGTCAATCCTATAAAAAAACAATAGCAATATTGCTATTCAGTGTTGGGGCATTATCAAAACTATATTTAATAAATGTTAATGGCGGCTTAGCTTATATTTGGAGTAATTTAGATAAAAGGTCTTTTATGTTAAGTGGGAGTTCATATATAGACAGTTTGGAAATACTGATGGTTATAGGGATATCATTGATGCTTGATTGCTATTTTGAAAGTAATAAAAGAAAGTATTTGATTATGACAATTTCTATGTTTTTAATTGGAGCTGTTCTATTGATTGCTTTTGGTGCAAGAGCTCCTCTTTTAGAAGCTATCATAACATTGTTATTTATTATCAATTATAGATCAAATAAAATTTCTCTATCAACTATATTAAAACCAAAGATATTTGGGGTTATATTACTCTGCGTTCTTTTTATTGTTATGATGCCAATGCTAAGATTTGAAGATAATAAGAATTTATATAGTAATCCAATAGAATGGATTAAATCTGCTGCTGAAGATGTTGATGCTATATTTGAAGAAATAAGCAGTGTTGATAAGGATGTTTTTACTTATAGCTATTTTATTGAAAGTGAAAAATGGTTAGGTAGCAACTATATTGACTTATTATATACACCAATCCCAAGAACACTATTCCCTGCTAAACCACCCTCTGATGATGGAGTGTATTTAGCAAACTTAATGCACGGGTACGATGTAGAACCATCAATTCCATACAAACTAATTCCATACCAATCTTCAGTTCCATTTTCCTCTTCGGGAATAATGTATGCAAATTTTGGAGTTATAGGTTTAATTATTGGCTCAATATTATTAGGTTATATTTATCAAAAAATATATATTAATATGGTTAAGCACAACTACAGCATTTATCGAATAATTTTATATCAGTTTATAATATTTAAATTTGGATTTTCTAATCAAGAAATTTTAGGTTCCATAATACCTATTGTTATTATCTTAACGGTTGAAAAAGTCTTTTATAGAAGAATTAAAATTTAA
- a CDS encoding glycosyltransferase family 2 protein: MDKISIIVPVYKVEKYIDRCINSLINQTYSNIEIILVDDGSPDKSGEICDTYAKKYSNIKVIHKENGGQSSARNIGLRAATGDYVGFVDSDDWILPDMYESLYGNLKNTSCDISMCQRINVRNKDEANKALNKNEFMVYKGDQIMDLYLTTDMLSVWNKLYKRTLFNDIWFPEGKIHEEIFLMYSILKKTTRMVVSDSQKYCYFLGEISTTRSPLNMKDFNMISEWEKVIEDVKDYYPALIENAKIRLYISYFNLINKYVMFGSDNINTDTMIKKTMKIWIKTLKRNHWLLRKSKYIGNKRMAQINVLCFSYKTFNISKKFFLYINKRRLN, from the coding sequence ATGGATAAAATTAGTATTATTGTACCTGTTTATAAAGTTGAAAAATATATTGATCGTTGCATTAATAGCTTAATTAACCAAACCTATTCTAATATTGAAATTATTCTTGTTGATGATGGATCACCGGATAAATCTGGGGAAATATGTGACACTTATGCAAAGAAATATAGCAATATTAAAGTAATCCATAAAGAAAATGGAGGTCAATCATCGGCAAGAAACATAGGGTTAAGGGCTGCGACAGGAGATTATGTTGGCTTTGTGGACAGTGATGATTGGATTCTACCTGATATGTACGAATCTTTATATGGTAATTTAAAAAACACGAGTTGTGATATTTCAATGTGCCAAAGAATAAATGTTAGAAACAAAGACGAAGCGAATAAAGCATTGAATAAAAATGAATTTATGGTCTATAAAGGTGACCAAATAATGGATTTATACCTAACAACTGATATGTTGTCCGTTTGGAATAAGCTTTATAAAAGGACTTTATTTAACGATATATGGTTTCCAGAAGGAAAAATACATGAAGAAATTTTTCTGATGTATAGCATTCTTAAGAAAACAACAAGAATGGTTGTATCGGATTCCCAAAAATATTGTTACTTTTTAGGTGAGATAAGTACCACACGTAGTCCATTGAATATGAAGGATTTTAATATGATAAGTGAATGGGAAAAAGTAATTGAGGATGTAAAGGATTATTATCCAGCATTAATAGAAAATGCAAAGATAAGACTATATATATCCTATTTTAACCTAATTAATAAATACGTAATGTTTGGATCAGATAACATAAATACGGATACGATGATAAAAAAAACAATGAAAATATGGATTAAAACATTAAAACGAAACCATTGGTTACTTAGAAAAAGTAAATATATTGGGAATAAAAGAATGGCACAAATTAATGTTTTATGTTTTTCTTATAAAACATTTAATATCTCTAAGAAGTTTTTCCTTTATATAAACAAGCGACGCTTAAATTGA
- a CDS encoding polysaccharide pyruvyl transferase family protein: protein MKKIGILTINDYNNYGNRLQNYASQEVLKSFGYSVETIVNTSNIKENEKNKLSKAVSKISIIKNKSFNEFFMHLNKSVNLKIKSTFYKRIYLGRLKAFKGFTKSYIKETDFKIFEDNVPVDLANEYDYFITGSDQVWNPNFRKGSSIDFLTFAPKEKRIAYAPSFGISEIPADYVRNYKIWLSEMEHVSVREVAGAKIIKDLTGRDAAVLVDPTLMLTEEKWLSVSKIPTNKPKKYLLTYFLGGISKDKKKIILEIAKKNDLEIVNLGQLSNQVAYQAGPGEFINYINSANVFLTDSFHGCVFSILFNTPFIVFDRDGKLPSMNSRIDTLLSTFKLESRLAKNIKTNEQIFEVDYSHVGPILEAERNKAMNYLKTALSVDEF, encoded by the coding sequence ATGAAAAAAATAGGGATTTTAACAATAAATGATTATAATAATTATGGGAATAGATTGCAAAATTATGCAAGCCAAGAAGTACTTAAGTCTTTTGGATATAGTGTGGAAACAATAGTAAATACCAGTAATATTAAAGAGAATGAAAAAAATAAACTAAGCAAAGCAGTAAGTAAAATCAGTATAATAAAGAATAAGTCATTTAATGAGTTTTTCATGCATTTAAATAAAAGTGTAAATTTAAAAATAAAAAGTACTTTTTATAAAAGAATTTATTTAGGTAGATTAAAGGCCTTTAAAGGTTTTACCAAGTCATATATAAAAGAAACAGATTTTAAAATTTTTGAAGATAATGTCCCGGTTGATTTAGCAAATGAGTATGATTATTTTATTACAGGAAGCGACCAAGTATGGAATCCGAACTTTAGAAAAGGATCCTCAATTGACTTTTTAACATTTGCTCCAAAGGAGAAGAGAATTGCTTATGCCCCAAGTTTCGGAATATCTGAAATCCCTGCGGATTATGTTAGAAACTATAAGATATGGTTGTCAGAAATGGAGCATGTATCTGTAAGAGAAGTAGCTGGTGCTAAAATCATTAAAGACTTAACAGGCAGAGATGCCGCTGTTTTAGTTGATCCTACATTGATGTTAACAGAAGAAAAATGGCTATCTGTATCTAAAATACCGACAAATAAGCCTAAGAAATATTTACTGACATACTTTTTAGGTGGAATTTCAAAAGATAAAAAGAAAATCATCTTAGAAATTGCAAAGAAAAATGATTTAGAAATCGTTAATCTAGGACAATTATCTAATCAAGTTGCATATCAGGCAGGACCTGGGGAATTTATAAATTATATTAACTCTGCAAATGTGTTTCTAACAGACTCCTTCCATGGATGTGTGTTCTCTATTTTGTTTAATACACCATTTATTGTATTCGATAGAGATGGCAAATTACCCTCCATGAACTCGCGTATTGATACTTTATTATCAACGTTTAAATTGGAATCAAGATTAGCAAAAAATATAAAAACAAATGAACAAATCTTTGAAGTGGATTATTCCCACGTAGGACCAATATTAGAGGCAGAACGTAACAAAGCAATGAATTATCTGAAAACAGCATTGAGTGTTGATGAATTCTAA
- the wecB gene encoding non-hydrolyzing UDP-N-acetylglucosamine 2-epimerase has product MKKLKVMTVVGTRPEIIRLSAVINKLEESNAIEHTLVHTGQNYDYELNEVFFKDFKMKKPDYFLNAATGTAVETIGNILVKIDPIMEEVKPDAFLILGDTNSCLTAIAAKRRHIPIFHMEAGNRCFDQRVPEETNRKIVDHTADINLTYSDIAREYLLKEGFPSDRIIKTGSPMFEVLNSRKGDIEDSDVLERLNLEEENYFVVSAHREENINSETNFLDLVESLNAIAEKFKMPVIVSTHPRTRKMIEAKEVEFNPLVKTMKPLGFNDYVKLQIKAKAVLSDSGTISEESSILGFRALNIRQAHERPEAMEEASVMMVGLTKERILQGLEVLDLQENDTLRFVGDYSMPNVSDKVLRIILSYTDYVNRVVWGK; this is encoded by the coding sequence ATGAAGAAGTTAAAAGTAATGACAGTCGTTGGAACTAGACCTGAGATAATAAGATTGTCGGCTGTTATAAATAAATTAGAAGAGTCAAATGCGATTGAACATACTCTTGTCCATACGGGACAAAATTATGATTATGAATTAAATGAAGTCTTTTTTAAAGATTTTAAAATGAAAAAACCTGACTATTTTCTCAATGCAGCTACTGGAACAGCGGTAGAAACTATAGGAAATATATTAGTTAAAATAGATCCTATTATGGAAGAAGTGAAACCAGATGCATTCTTAATACTTGGTGATACAAATAGCTGCTTAACTGCAATTGCTGCAAAGAGAAGACACATACCTATTTTCCATATGGAAGCAGGAAATAGATGCTTTGACCAAAGAGTGCCTGAAGAAACGAATAGAAAAATTGTAGATCATACAGCTGATATTAATTTAACTTATAGTGATATTGCAAGAGAATATTTACTAAAAGAAGGATTCCCATCAGATAGAATTATTAAAACAGGTAGCCCAATGTTTGAAGTTCTTAACTCTAGAAAAGGTGATATTGAGGACTCAGACGTATTAGAAAGATTGAATCTAGAAGAAGAAAATTATTTTGTAGTATCAGCTCATAGAGAAGAAAACATTAATTCAGAAACTAATTTCTTAGATTTAGTTGAAAGTTTAAATGCGATTGCTGAAAAATTTAAAATGCCAGTGATTGTGAGTACACATCCTAGAACTAGAAAAATGATAGAAGCTAAAGAAGTAGAGTTTAACCCATTAGTGAAGACTATGAAGCCTTTAGGGTTTAATGATTATGTGAAACTTCAAATTAAAGCCAAAGCGGTGCTAAGTGATAGTGGAACAATTAGTGAAGAATCTTCTATTCTTGGATTTAGAGCGCTTAATATCAGACAAGCCCATGAAAGACCTGAGGCAATGGAAGAAGCATCAGTTATGATGGTAGGTTTAACGAAAGAAAGGATCTTACAAGGACTTGAAGTATTAGATTTACAAGAAAATGATACATTAAGATTTGTTGGGGATTACAGTATGCCTAATGTTTCTGATAAAGTATTGAGAATTATTTTATCATATACAGATTATGTGAATAGAGTTGTTTGGGGGAAATAA
- a CDS encoding GDP-mannose 4,6-dehydratase, with protein MNYKTLDPSKTYLITGAAGFIGYYLSRKLLEQGCQVIGIDNVNDYYDVNLKHTRLGNLEPYAKFTFIKGDISDKNMVMRTFEEYKPNVVVNLAAQAGVRYSIENPDVYIQSNIIGFYNILEACRYNPVDHLVYASSSSVYGANKKVPFEETDFVDNPVSLYASTKKSNELMAHTYSHLYKIPATGLRFFTVYGPMGRPDMAYFGFADKYFNGEPIKIFNNGDFENDLYRDFTYIDDIVEGIERLLSNPPEGDVQHKVFNIGNNSPEKLMVFIETLEKALSKALGREVQFEKIFEQIKPGDVPATYASTDQLQKAVGFKPETSIEEGLQKFADWYVGYNKQK; from the coding sequence TTGAATTACAAAACTCTTGATCCTAGTAAAACATATCTAATCACTGGAGCAGCTGGTTTTATCGGATACTACTTGTCTAGAAAACTACTAGAACAGGGTTGCCAGGTGATTGGTATTGATAACGTCAATGACTACTATGATGTGAATCTTAAACATACTCGTTTAGGAAATTTGGAACCTTATGCGAAGTTCACCTTTATTAAAGGCGACATATCAGACAAGAATATGGTAATGAGAACCTTTGAAGAGTACAAGCCTAATGTTGTAGTTAACCTAGCAGCTCAAGCGGGAGTAAGGTATTCAATAGAGAATCCGGATGTCTATATTCAGAGTAATATCATTGGCTTTTATAACATCCTTGAGGCCTGCAGATACAATCCAGTGGACCATCTTGTATATGCATCATCTAGTTCAGTTTATGGTGCTAATAAAAAGGTTCCTTTTGAGGAAACAGATTTTGTAGATAATCCAGTATCACTTTATGCATCGACTAAGAAATCAAATGAATTAATGGCACATACTTATAGCCACCTTTACAAGATTCCAGCTACGGGACTTCGGTTCTTTACTGTTTACGGTCCTATGGGTAGACCAGATATGGCTTACTTTGGATTTGCAGATAAGTATTTTAATGGTGAGCCAATTAAGATTTTCAATAATGGTGATTTTGAAAATGACCTTTATCGGGACTTTACTTATATTGATGACATCGTGGAGGGGATTGAACGCTTATTAAGCAATCCACCTGAAGGTGATGTTCAACATAAAGTCTTCAACATTGGAAACAACAGCCCTGAGAAACTGATGGTGTTTATTGAAACTTTAGAAAAAGCTTTAAGTAAGGCTTTAGGTAGAGAAGTACAATTTGAGAAGATCTTTGAACAAATTAAGCCAGGTGATGTACCGGCAACTTATGCTTCGACAGATCAATTGCAGAAAGCTGTGGGCTTTAAACCGGAGACTTCGATTGAAGAAGGACTCCAGAAATTTGCTGATTGGTATGTGGGATATAATAAGCAAAAATAA
- a CDS encoding capsular polysaccharide biosynthesis protein CapF, with product MKILVTGAKGFVGKNLIAELKNRGFNDIFEFTRESEPSLLEIYTKECDFVFHLAGVNRPKDEVEFMEGNFGSTSQLLDLLKKYDNKAPVLLTSSIQAEKDNPYGRSKKAGEELLFNYYFETDAKVYVYRLSNLFGKWSKPNYNTVVATFCHNIARGLDIQINNPDAELNLCYIDDVLEEFFRALEGKPTMHDDYCVVPVTHNIKLGELADLIKSFKESRTNLSIPNMEDSLTKKLYSTYLSFLPEDQFSYNLKMNSDHRGSFTEFLRTPERGQVSVNISKPGITKGNHWHHTKNEKFLVVSGEGLIRFRRIDSEEVIEYSVSGEKLQVVDIPTGYTHSIVNVGESDLITVMWANECFDPDNPDTYFVEV from the coding sequence ATGAAGATTCTCGTAACAGGTGCAAAGGGCTTTGTTGGAAAAAACCTTATTGCAGAGCTTAAAAATAGGGGATTTAACGATATATTTGAGTTTACCAGAGAAAGTGAACCTTCACTACTTGAAATATATACAAAAGAATGTGATTTTGTCTTTCATTTAGCTGGAGTTAATAGACCAAAAGATGAAGTTGAATTTATGGAAGGTAACTTTGGTTCAACTTCTCAATTACTAGATCTACTAAAGAAATATGACAATAAAGCTCCAGTTCTTCTTACTTCTTCTATTCAAGCAGAAAAGGATAATCCTTATGGAAGAAGCAAGAAAGCTGGGGAGGAATTACTTTTTAATTACTACTTTGAAACTGATGCAAAAGTATATGTGTACCGATTATCTAATCTATTTGGAAAGTGGAGTAAACCTAACTACAATACCGTTGTAGCTACATTTTGTCATAATATAGCAAGGGGCTTAGATATACAGATAAACAATCCCGATGCAGAGCTTAATCTTTGTTATATAGATGATGTATTGGAAGAGTTTTTCCGAGCTCTTGAGGGAAAGCCAACTATGCATGATGATTACTGTGTTGTACCTGTAACACATAATATAAAACTTGGAGAATTAGCTGACCTTATAAAGAGCTTTAAAGAAAGCAGAACAAACTTAAGTATTCCTAATATGGAAGATTCATTAACAAAAAAACTTTATAGTACTTATTTAAGCTTTTTACCAGAAGATCAGTTTTCTTATAATCTAAAAATGAATTCTGATCATAGAGGTTCTTTTACAGAATTTCTGAGAACACCTGAAAGAGGGCAAGTTTCCGTAAATATATCAAAACCTGGTATTACTAAAGGGAACCATTGGCATCATACTAAAAATGAAAAATTTTTAGTTGTTAGTGGAGAAGGTTTAATTCGTTTTAGAAGGATAGATTCTGAGGAAGTTATTGAGTATAGTGTGAGTGGAGAAAAACTACAAGTAGTAGATATACCGACCGGATATACACACTCAATTGTAAATGTAGGAGAAAGTGATCTCATAACAGTAATGTGGGCAAATGAATGTTTTGACCCAGACAACCCAGACACTTATTTTGTGGAGGTATGA
- a CDS encoding glycosyltransferase family 4 protein yields the protein MELLVAADSLFLKTPDGKYWCKTIYEYDFWLRYLKVFEKVAVVSRVKSAELSEVDGYLRVDGPNLRVVELPSMSGMKQYILNYYLFSKAAKEAVENADCALFRLPSVAASMVLKYYARKKKPYALEIVADPFDAYSSNKIAQLMYTKKLKESAISANGVSYVTQFYLQSKYPSFASKYGETIEHFESYYSTINLPSSYLTKPRIYGNTKKHFTIVHTANSINNDIKGHETLLKVLKNLREKHYDINIIFIGDGSKRKFYEQMSKNMGIEEYVTFTGLLSTQQEVRDILLQSDIFVFPTKAEGLPRAVIEAMAVGLPCLSTPVNGIPELLDEEYLFNPLDVEGFTSKIIHLIDSPDELEEMSKKNIKKAKMYTIDKLELRRTEFYVKLKKLSIK from the coding sequence ATGGAACTATTGGTTGCGGCTGATTCACTATTTCTAAAGACACCGGATGGTAAATATTGGTGTAAAACAATTTATGAATATGACTTTTGGCTACGTTATTTAAAAGTGTTCGAAAAGGTAGCGGTTGTTTCAAGAGTAAAGTCTGCAGAGTTAAGTGAAGTAGACGGGTATCTTCGAGTTGATGGCCCAAACTTACGAGTAGTGGAATTGCCATCTATGAGTGGAATGAAACAATATATCTTGAATTATTATTTGTTTAGTAAAGCAGCTAAAGAAGCAGTAGAAAATGCAGATTGTGCACTATTCAGATTGCCATCTGTTGCTGCATCTATGGTGCTAAAATACTATGCACGAAAAAAGAAGCCGTATGCTCTAGAAATAGTTGCCGATCCATTTGATGCTTACAGTTCAAATAAAATTGCCCAGTTAATGTATACTAAAAAACTTAAGGAATCAGCTATTAGTGCAAATGGAGTTTCATACGTGACTCAGTTCTACTTACAAAGCAAATACCCTTCTTTTGCTAGTAAATATGGTGAAACAATAGAACACTTTGAAAGTTATTATTCTACAATAAATTTGCCATCTTCCTATTTAACCAAACCTAGAATCTATGGTAATACCAAAAAGCATTTTACAATAGTTCATACCGCTAATAGTATCAACAATGATATTAAGGGACATGAAACTTTATTAAAGGTATTAAAAAATTTAAGAGAAAAGCATTATGATATAAATATAATATTCATAGGTGATGGTAGTAAACGAAAATTTTATGAGCAAATGTCAAAAAATATGGGGATAGAGGAGTATGTAACATTTACAGGATTACTTTCGACCCAGCAAGAAGTAAGAGATATTCTTTTACAGTCTGATATATTTGTTTTTCCAACAAAAGCAGAAGGCTTACCGAGAGCTGTAATAGAAGCAATGGCAGTTGGTTTACCATGTTTATCAACCCCGGTAAACGGAATCCCAGAACTATTGGATGAAGAATACTTATTCAATCCACTTGATGTAGAGGGTTTTACAAGTAAGATTATTCATTTGATTGACTCACCTGACGAACTAGAAGAGATGAGCAAAAAGAATATAAAAAAAGCCAAAATGTACACAATTGATAAATTAGAACTTCGACGAACAGAGTTTTACGTGAAGTTAAAAAAACTATCAATCAAATAA